From the genome of Bacteroidia bacterium:
CATCTTCCAATTCCCATTCAGAAAAGAAGGTAATCTTGTTATTGAACTTATGTCCTAAAAATAGAATTACCCGTTCTAAGTTTGCTGTCCCTTTTCCAAGTTTTAAGTCATAAGAGGCATGTGCTTGTCCATAACTTGATACAAATGTTTTATTGGCTGATCGAGTTAATCCGGCATTAAGACTATCTTCATAGGTGATGATTTGGGCATTACCGGAAAGCGAGAAAAGGGCAATAATGGCTAAGGCTGGAAGTAAACGTTGGGTAAAGAAGTTCATTGACATACAATTTTCGGCTGCAAAGAAAGTGCTTATTTAGAATTAATTTAAATAAAAATAAGCAATACCAACTTTGAGGTAGGATACCAGGAGGATGCTTGGATATTCAGAAACCAAAGACTCTATAAAAAATGGCCGGGAAAGATGGAATTACGCATATTTAGTTGGTTTCATAAAGGGGAGATAAGGCAGGTAAAAAACCTGAAATTGGGCAATTAATCTTCGAAATTATTAGCCAAAACAGAATTTGGATTGGTAAAACTGCTTGAAAGGAGCTTTTAGTGAAACTCATAATTTTCCTTTTCGATGGTTGGGGTATAGGTTATAAATAAAGCATTGTCATTATTTCTTGCTTCTGATCCCCGGCTTTTTTTGCTTGTTTTCAAATCCAACAAGAAGTTAGCAGATGTATAAAATTTCCCTCTTTGCAGAATAATGATAGATACGTTGAACCTTTGGGGGACGAATGAAAGTTATAGGTAGCGCATCGGGCAACGATAGAGGCAAGTAGCCCACAGGACACCTACGGCGATAGCCTAGGTGGACGAGGACTACAGCCGATAGCGTGACCCGAACGCCCATGCAGGTTGTTTGGAATTTTGCAAAAGATTTTTGGGCGGAGGGGGCCCGCATACCAGTAATTTTAAAAAGAAATAGTCAATTCGTACGGGATGACTTTTTCAACTTGTAGTAAGATTGCTTGTTATTCGACTCTCTATACATATTGGATATCCTTGATATTCAGTTGAATACTCACTTGCCCGTTGTATTCATTTTCTTCAATACAGAAGGCGATATCGAAGGGTTTACCGGTCTGGATTTGAGGTAAATGCTCCCAACCTTTAAAAAAGATACAAGGAAAAACCAATTCCGGATTTTGAGAACTTTGAATGGCCAATTTAAGGTGAGTTTCACCCACAATTCTGGCATGACCGGTATCTAAAACGGACCTGGTAACAAAAACCGGTTGCATATTTCCCGGGCCAAAAGGGCCAATTTGGGTTAAAATTCGAAATAATTTGGGCGTAATTTCTTCCAATTGAATATCCAAATCAATTTCCTGGCTAGGAATAAGCATTTCATCAGTTATGGAAGACCTTACCACCGATTCAAATTTGCTTCGGAAGGCATCGATGTTTTCAATTTTAAGGGTTAAACCAGCAGCATATTTATGTCCTCCAAATTGTTCGAGTAAGTCACTGCATGCCTGAATAGCTTCATGAACATCAAAATCTTTGACACTTCGAGCCGATCCGGTTGCCTTTCCGTTGGATTCGGTAAGAACAATGGTAGGTCGGTAGTATTTTTCAATCAGCCTGGAAGCTACAATTCCAACAACGCCTTTATGCCAATTTTCAGAATACACCACTGTGCTTTTTGAATTCAGAAGAGATTCATCGGTTCTAATTAATTCCAAAGCTTCTTGAGTAATGATGCTATCTAAACTTTTACGTTCAATATTATTGTAATGAATAACCTGATTGAATGATTCAGCCGATAATTCATTGGGTGAGATTAAAAGTTTTACTGCATTACTGCCATGTTCAATTCTTCCGGCGGCATTAATCCTCGGGGCAAGGATGAAAACAACATCGGAAATGGTCAGTTTCTTTTTTATTTTGTTGAATTGTAAAATCGTACGTATTCCTACTCCGGGATTGGTATTTATTTTTTCTAAACCAAAATAGGCAAGTATTCTGTTTTCGCCTACAATAGGCACGATATCGGCTCCAATACTTACAGCAACAAGATCTAGATATTCATAAACTTCCGACAAGGGCAAATGAAGTCTTGTGCACAAAGCCTGGCAAATTTTAAAACCTATTCCACACCCGCAAAGTTCTTTAAAAGGGTAAGGGCAATCGGATTGTTTAGGGTCTAGAACAGCAATAGCATCCGGAATCTGTGATCCGGGTAGGTGGTGGTCGGCAATAATGAAATCTATGCCTTTACTTTTGGCGTATTCTACCTTATCAATTGAACGGATACCACAATCCAATGCGATAATTAAATTGACTTGGTGTTCTTCTGCAACGTCAATTCCTTTAAAAGAAATACCATACCCTTCTGAATACCTGTCAGGGATATAATACTCAATTTTGGATGTTTGTTTGGAGAGAAATTGATAAACTAGGGAAACTGCGGTTGTACCATCTACATCGTAATCTCCATAAATCATAATACGTTGACCTAACTCAAGTGCTTTAATGATTCGATCAACGGCATTTTCCATTCCCTTCATTAAAAAAGGAGAATGAAGTTGGTCCAGGTTGGGTCGGAAAAACTCTCTGGCCTGGTCAAAATCTGAAATACCCCGTTGCAAAAGCAAGGTTGCCGTAATTCTGTCCACACCTAAGCTGTTTCTCAAGGAATCAATTGCCTGAGGCTCAGGATGGAACTTATAAATCCATCTCATGGTTTAAAAATTAATAATCCTGTAAGGTTTCCTCCAGTTGAGATAAGGCTGCTTCCAATTGAGAATCGTTGGGTGCAACACCGTGCCATTTGTGACTTCCCATCATAAAATCCACGCCTTGTCCCATCTCAGTTTTCATCAAAATCAAAATTGGTTTGCCTTTTCCCGTCAATGATTTAGCCAATTGGAGGGTACTTAAAACATCCTCCATTTTATTACCATTCATATCCAATACATCCCAACCAAATGCCTCAAATTTGGCCTTTAAATTTCCCATTGGTAAAACCTTGTCGGTATCACCATCAATTTGCCTTCCATTAACATCAATGGTAGCAATAAGGTTATCAACTTTCTTGGCTGCAGCGTACATAGCAGCTTCCCAAACCTGACCTTCCTGAATTTCACCATCCCCACAAAGTACATATACTAATTTGTTGTCTTGATTTAATTTTTTTGCACTGGCGGCACCACAGGCAACAGATAAACCTTGTCCGAGAGAACCACTTGCGATTCGAACACCCGGTAAATGCTCATGGGTTGTAGGATGACCTTGCAACCGGGTATTCAGTTTTCTAAAAGTAGCAAGTTCGCTCACGGGGAAGTAACCGCTTCTTGCCAAAACACTGTACCAAACCGGTGAAATATGGCCATTAGAAAGAAAGAATACATCTTGATCTTTTCCATTCATATCAAAATCCTTTGGATTATGGTTCATCACTTCAAAATACAGAGCGACTAAAAAATCTGTACAACCGAGAGAACCGCCCGGGTGACCGGAATTTACAGCATGAACCATTCGTAAGATGTCGCGACGGACTTGAGAACTGATTTTTGTAAGTTTTTCTATATCGGCCATGGAGGGTTATTTTTTGCAAAGATATTTTAGGCGAAAATGTCAAACCAGTTGACTTTTGGAAAGTTATTAAGATAGTTTGAGCAAGGGAAATTGAAAAATTACCTGAATTCTTAAAATAGCTAAAGGGAAAAGAGAAGTTGCAATTATTCTAACTTTCCATCTTACTAAGTAAAAACCCCTGGATTCGAAAATTCTGCAAATACAATTTCTTTATTAGGAATTAATTACCTCATTTGCATTTTTATAAGCTTGAGTAAAAAGATTAAATGGCAATATACAAGTTCCGTTATAGTCTTATTCCTTAAGTCCGCTGCCTCCATCAATCCCTCCATTCACCGGATTAACCCTTCCTACTTCATGGTTTGGAAAATGGACATGATAGGGGCCTAATTGCACATTGGGTACATAATAATCAGTTGAAATAATATGACCGCCACTTTCTAAACAAGCATTTAATCGGTCATAATTACCTATTCTGGCCTCTTCCGTTTCTGAATCTGCCCTGGTTCTGATAATATAACCTTTTCGTGCCAGCTCCTTTATTCGTTGGGTGTTGGATGGTGGTAATGGATCATTTTGCTTGGTAAATGCGCATTCCGGTGTGTCAGGTGATGCATAAATAAACATAACCCTACCTTTTAGTGACGGATGGTTTTGGATATAATCGTCCACTGCACCTCCTTCCATAATAAAAACAACCTTTCCCCTGCATTCTTCCAATAGGGGCCAATCGTTGCTGGTTGCCATTTCATTTAAGGTTGCATGCTTCCCTCTAACCCAATCCGGAGTGATGACACCTTTTAAATCTTTTCCAAATACTGATTTTATTTCTGAATCAATGGAATCACAGGCGGTAGCATCAAATTCCCTGGATCGCTTAAATCCAAGCATTCGAAGAAATCCGCTGCGATTTCCCGGTCCTTCTTCCTTACTTTCAATATTGATGAAGATTGGTAAATGGTTAGGATGTGCATCACTCCATTTCTTAACCGCTTCCAAGGCTTGTTTGAATGTAAAATAATGGGTTTCATAATCTACATCCTTGATGTGTAGAACTTTGAATCCCGGTTTTTTTAATTCTTCAATTTTTGATTTCTTACGAAGCCCAGCCAATCCGTTTAAAGCCCTTTTGTAATATTCTCCACCAATTGGATCATAATAAATATCAATTTCTAATCCTCGAATATTCCAATCGCTGAATTGTGCATCAAAAGGAAGATGAGCATAATTTATTCCACTAGGATCTAAATCCTTCCCCAACAGTTTTTTTATCCGATTCAGATAGCGAATGACTTTTGCAGGTGGGTATTTCTTATAGCTGTTGTGGCTGGCAATTATTTGAATTTGATTCAGATGCAATACCGAGTCTTTTTGTCCGGAGGAATATAAAGCCTGAAGTATTAAAATCAAAAGTAAAATCTGTTTCATTTTAGTATTTCCAGTAATAGTATAAAAGTTTAATCCATTCATTGTTTATCATGATTAATCCGTCTTCATTTTTCCACCAATTCCAATACCTTATTTTATTGTCAGGTGCACCAACCACCCAAAAGTGAATGCCATTTTTTTGGGTTGAATTTCTCAAGGAGTATTTGATTCTTCGGGTATGAAATTCTGAACTGATAATCATAACGGTATCCAATTTATTTCGGTGGCAATAATCAAAAATGATTTGGGCTTCCTCCTTGGTGCTGGTTCCAAATGGCAATAATTCTGTACTGGTTATTGGTATCCCCATTTTTACCAGTGCTTTTTGGGTAACTTCTCCTTCCGAAAATTTAAAACCCATGGCTTCAAAAAGAGGGTGTAGGTTTTTGCCTGTGCAAACTATTTTTTTTATTTGTCCTTTCTTGAAAAGTTCAACCGCTTTTTTTCCTCGGTCAATGCTATTTCCACTTAAAACAAAGGCAACACCACAAGATTGTTCATTATCCTGCGAGATAAGAAATTTAGCAGTAGATTTTAAAATAGGGATCAAACCTAAAATCAATATCAAAGAAATACCCATCAGGAGCATTCCCCATTTTACCAGTGGTCTGTTATACCAGGGGTTTATTGCATCTTGACCTGCCATCAGAAATTGAATTTTTCCAAAATCACCTCAGGACAACGAATCGGACGTCCTGTGCTTTTGTTCACAAAAACCAAGGTGGTCGAACCCTGGTTTATCAATTCATTTTTGGAATTTAAAACCTGGTATTCGAATTTCATACGTGAGCCCGGTTTTTCTTTAACCATGCAGCTTATTTGAAGGTTTTCATCGTAATAGGCCGGGCGAATGTATTTAACTTGCAAATCAATAACAGGCATCATGATGCCTGAATCTTCTAATTCGGCGTAGGAAATGCCCGCAGATCGCATAAGTTCAACCCGTGCTACTTCGTAATATTGGGCATAATTTCCGTAGTACACATAACCCATTCGGTCTGTTTCGCCATAACGGGTTCGTAAGGTGATGGTTTGGGTTATCAAGTTTTTAATTTGCAGCCCAAAGTTAATCTACATCAAAGCGATTTGACAAAATTCCCTAAACTATTTTAGAGAAAATTTAAAGCCTTTTGTTAATCCATCCTGCTGGAAATTAAAATAATAAATTCCTTCTGCTAAGTCGGAGAGGTTCAGTAATTCCTGATGGTCGCCAATTTCTTGCGTTTTGGTTTGGAATTTCACTATTTTTCCCATTGCATCTAAGAGGGTAAAATTGGTTTTTTGGGTAAACTTATTGGTAAAATTGACATGTAAATTTTTTGAATCATCTACAAAGCAATTCAAATGTGTCAGATTACCATCGTTTGATCTAATTCCAACACTGGTATTTACGATGTTAATGGTATAATCTTCGGTTTGGCCTGAATTAAAGGGCATGCAAGCATCACTTGAATACATTAATTCTCCATTAGCACTGCAATTGCGTATTCGCATTTTAGTGGGTCCGGGCAATGCATCTCCCGGAACAAAGAAGGTGGTTGAGGCAGGTGTATTTGCAGTAGAATTTGAAGCAAATTCGATAACCTCTGAACTTGAAAATACATTGTCGTGGTTATAGTCAATCCACCCGAAGATTTGACTATTCTGTGCCGTTGTTACATTTAAGGTGTAGGTATTAAAAGCGTCAAGCGATGCCGTAGTGTATGAGGTAACCGGCCAATTGACATATCCGGTCGTAGTGTTGTCGCATCCGGTATTTTGATTGTTGAGAGTGGTACCAGCAATAGAAACTGTATTAATCACTTCCAACTGATTACAATTGACAGGATGTAGACCTTGGGTGCAATAACCGGGTGAATTCATCTGAATGTTGACATGGTAATCTTCTGTTTCTCCATAAACCAGGTTTGTACAAGGATCAATGCCATTTATTGGTGAATCTTCACATCGGATTCTTAACCTGGTTAAACCTTCAGAAGCTGTTAATGGAAAAGAAACGAGAAATAACATTGGGTTGGTGGTTTGAACTACCTCTCCAAGTCGTTCTTCGAAACTAAAAACACTATCCCGGTTATAATCTAGCCATGCAGTATAGGTAAAACCGGGGTTCATTCCTCCATAAACTCGCATCAAATAGGTTGTACGAGCATACAAAGTTGTTGTCGACACTGAATTGGTAAAATTGGCATAATAGGGGAAGGAGTCGACACCAAGTTGGTTTTCATTTTTCATAGTATTTAAAACAACTCCATTTATATAGTCCATATTTTGGGTTCCAACCGAATACCAAGGAGTGCAATAAACTGCTCCGGGGGAAGTAATATTAACGGTATAATCTTCGGTTTCACCGGGGTAAGTATCCATTACTTCGAAACATGGATGAATGTCTGTAATGCCGTAAGGAATTGCTCTTAGTCTTAATCTTTTTTGTCCGGTTCCAAAATAGGAATGTATTGGAATATTAAATTGAATATGTCCTTGGTAATTGGCCCATACATCAATTAATTCATTGTTTGAAAAAGTATTATCATTATCAAAATCCATAAATACTGCCACTTTACAAATTTGACCAGAAGGAACCTCCACATTCAGTTGGTAGGTTTGTCCCATGGTTAATTGTATTGGTCCAAGGTTGGTGTAATTGCGGTAGGTTTGCCCATCCGTTACACCGGTATTTAGGTTGTTGAATCCATTGATGGATACCCCGTCGATAAAAACCAAACTATCCATATAGGAGAAGGCTCCACCACAATATTGGGCAAAATTGAATTGCCAAATAAAAATTCCAAGAATTGTAAAATTGAACTTTTTCATCCGAGTAGTTGTATGGATGCAAAAATACCAATTCAAGTAAAATTTTAATTCAAAAATTCTGCTTGAATTAAAAGTCTAAACCGGAAAAAATGTCGACTAAGTCAACATCCCTCCACATACATTCAAAACCTGTCCAGTAATGTAGGCCGACAAATCACTTCCTAAAAACAAGCAAGCATTCGCTACATCTTCTCCCTGTCCACCCCGTTTTAATGGTATTTGTTCTCTCCATTGTTCAACCGTTTTTGCATCTAAGGCCTCGGTCATTTCTGTTTCAATAAATCCCGGGGCAATAGCATTGCAACGTATATTCCTTGAACCTAATTCTAAGGCAATTGATTTGGTAAATCCAATAATTCCTGCCTTGGAGGCTGCATAATTGCTTTGTCCGGCATTTCCTTTAACTCCTACCACCGAACTCATATTTATTATGCTTCCCCATCGCTGCTTTAACATAGGTCTTTGGGCTGCCTTGGTTAAATTAAAAACTGATTTTAAATTAACTCTTAACACCTCATCCCATGCCTCTTCCGTAATCCGCATCAATAAATTATCTTTGGTAATTCCAGCGTTATTTACCAAAATGTGCAATGCACCAAAATCTTGTATGACCAAATTCACCAATTGCTCGGCTTGTCCGTAATCCGATGCATCACTGCGATAGGACTTTACCCTTGTTCCGTAAGCCTTTAATTCTTCTTCCAATGCAATCCCTTTCTCCGGCGAACTTAAATAGGTAAAGGCTACATCGGCTCCTTGTTCGGCAAATTTCTTGGCAATTGATTTTCCAATTCCTCTAGAAGCTCCTGTAATTAAGGCTACTTTGCCGCTTAATAGTTTCGTCATGTTCGTTTGTTTGATAGACAAAGGTATTAAAATAAAAAAGCCCCCGCTTAGCAGAGGCTTTGTCGGGCTGACCTGACTCGAACAGGCGACCACCAGCACCCCATGCTGGTACACTACCAACTGTGCTACAGCCCGAAATGTAAGGTTTTGTGAAAATTTCTTAAATCTGAAATTAATCTCAACCCATCAATCAAACAGCCTGATTTGCTGTTAAATTTGCCGCAAAAGTAGAAGTTTATTACCAACTCCAACTATTAGCCGGATTATTACCATAAAAATTAGAAAGAAATACTGTGAATAAATTGAATTACAAGAGTTTATATTTTGTCTGCCTGGCAATTTTTCTTGTTTTCCCTTTATTCTCCCTTGCCGAAGGTTCCGAAAAATTTACCATTTCAGGTTTCGTCAAAGATGCCAAAACGGGAGAAGCTCTCATTGGTGCAAATGTTTTTTTAAAAGAAAACCTCAAAGGCGTTTCAACCAATACTTATGGTTTCTATTCCATTACCATAGAAAAAGGTAATTATACCCTCGTTTGCTCCTACCTTTCTTACAACGAGTTTTCTAAACCCATTCAATTGGATGCAAACGTGTCTGTTAACATCGATTTGATGCCAACCACTCAAGATATGAAGGAGGTGGTGGTTACTTCGGAACGACAAGATAAAAACATCACCAATACCAACATGGGTCAGGTAAAAATGGATATTCAGCAGGTGAAATTATTGCCGTCTTTCATGGGAGAAGTGGATATTCTGAAAACAATTCAACTTCTTCCCGGTGTTAAAGGCTCAGGCGATGGAAGCTCCGGCTTTTATGTGCGTGGTGGTGGCCCCGATCAAAACTTAATCCTTCTGGATGAAGCTGTTGTCTATAATTCTTCTCACTTATTTGGTTTTTTCTCCGTTTTCAATGGCGATGCCGTTAAAAATATGAACCTCATTAAAGGAGGAATGCCAGCCCAATATGGCGGACGACTGGCTTCTGTTCTCGACATAACCATGAAGGAAGGTAATAACCAAAAATTTAAAGTGGATGCCGGTATTGGCTTAATTTCCTCCCGTCTGACCATTCAGGGGCCGATTAAAAAGAATAAAGCTTCTTTCATCCTATCCGGTCGCCGAACCTATATCGATGTCCTGATGAAGCCTTTTATTAGTAAGGATCAACAGTTTTATGGTTCCAGCTACTTCTTCTATGACCTCAATGCCAAATTGAATTATGCCTTTTCCGACAAAGACAAAGTCTTTATCAGTGGCTATTTCGGAAAAGATAAATTTACTTTCCAGGATAACCAGGACCTTGGCTTTAAAGCTGTTCTGCCATACGGAAACGCCACCGCAAGTCTTCGCTGGAACCACTTGTTTAATAGCAAGTTATTTATGAATACCAGCCTCATTTTTACCGATTATAACTTTAAAGTAACCCTGGGTCAGTCCGATTTTAATTTTGGTTTGTATTCCGGTATCAGAGATTACAATGCTAAACTTGATTTTAGTTGGCAACCTACCATACGCCACCATGTTCGTTTTGGACTAAATTATACCTACCACCGGTTCACTCCCAACAATGCAACCGCCGAAGCAGGTGATATTACCTTCGATTTTGGTAAAGTAGAACGGATTTATGGAAATGAATTCGCAGCATACCTGAGCGACGACTTTGATGTAACCGATAAATTCAAAATAAATCTAGGTATCAGGGTTTCCGGTTTTCAACAAATTGGCCCTTTTGAACGTTTTGTGAAGGAAGGAGATAGGGTAGTGGATACCATTCAATATGCCAGAGGTGAACACATTAAGTTTTATATGAGACCGGAACCTCGACTCGCCTTAAATTACATTATCAATAGCAAAAGCTCGGTTAAAGCTGCAGTTACTATGAATTACCAATATCTTCAAGTTGCTAACCTGGCCACCGTTTCCCTGCCTACCGACCTTTGGATTCCTTCTTCCGAGAAAATTAAACCCCAACAAGGGATTCAATATTCTTTGGGATATTTCCGCAATTTTCAAGACAATACCTGGGAAACCTCGGTAGAACTGTATTACAAGGATATGCGCAACCTCATCGAGTTCAAAGATGGAGTAATGCCTTCCAATACTGTCAATGATAACATCGATAACTTACTCACCTTCGGACGGGGTTGGGCTTACGGAGCTGAGTTTTTTGTTCGAAAATCAGTAGGGAAAACAACAGGATGGTTGGGTTATACCTTAAGCTGGACTCAACGCCAGTTCGACGACCTCAACAATGGTAAACCTTTCTTTGCCCGGTACGATCGTCGCCACGATGTGCAATTTACCCTCACTCAGGAACTTAGTAAAAAATGGACCTTCTCTGTTGTTTGGGTATACAGCACTGGGGCTGCATTAACAGTTCCTGTGGCAAGGTATTTTATTGAAGGTAAAGTAATTAATGAATTTGGACAAAGAAATTCCTATAGGATGGCACCTTACCACCGCCTTGATTTGTCTCTTACTTACGTTCACAAAAAAACCGAAAAATGGATGAGCTCCTGGAATTTTTCAGTTTATAATGTTTACAGCAGACAAAATCCTTACTTTATTTATTTCGATACCACCGGCGATCTTTTCAAAGCCGCAGCCGGAATTTCATCCAATGGTAAAGAACCTAGAGATTTTAGAATCAAAGCCAAACAAGTATCTCTTTTCCCTGTTATCCCATCCATCACCTGGAATTTTAGTTTTTAATGAAATCAAGCCTTCGTCATAGCATCCATGGTTTTCCCAGCTTATTCACCGGGCTCTTTTTCCTGGTTGTGTTGTTTAGCGCTTCTTCCTGCACCAAAGAAATTGAGGTGGTTCTTCCTGACGCCGAAAATAAAATAGTTGTGGAAGGCTGGATCGAAAATGACCAATATCCTGTAGTTAAATTATCTCGCAGCGCCGGCTTCTTTGATCCCGTTCCTACGCTGGCAGATACCATCGGTTTCTTGAATTATATTTTGAATGATTTGGTGGTACAAAATGCAACGGTTATTGTCAGCGATGGAATTATTTCCGATACCCTCGTTCCAACCCTTGATATTATTAATTTCTCCAAAGAATACCGCCTTCCTTTGGTTTATCTTGGACATACCATCAAAGGCGAGGTTGGCAAAACCTATACTCTAAAAGTGATGGTCGAAGGCAAAACTCTTACTTCCTCTACCCGTATTCCGGAGCTAATTTATATGGATACCTTGTATTGGAAACCGGATATCAGCGATGATGGGGTGGGTTTTCCATGGACAAAGTTTCAAGATCCTGATACCTTGGGCAATGCCTATCGAATTTTTACCCGCAGAGGTGGCTACGATGAGCCTTATGTAGCTCCCATCGGAAATGAATTCGACGATTATTTTGTGAATGGTACAGCATTCGATTTTCCGTTTAACCGGGGCTCTCAATTATCCGACGATACGCTTCAAAACGATGCCGAAGACCGAATTCGGGGAAAATACCTCAAAGGTGATACGATGGATATTAAATTTTGCACCATGGACAAGGCTTCCTACGATTTTTGGCGTACATTCAGTATTAGCCGTCAAAGCAATGGAAGTCCTTTTGCAGCTCCAATTAACTTAAAATCGAATATCTCCGGAAAGGGTGGTATCGGAATTTGGTCAGGTTATGGAGCTACTTTCAAAAAGGCTGTTGCTCAATAAGTTGCAGAAGTATTTAATGTGTATTTATTGCTTTTTGGCGGGTCCCATTCGCACTAAAATTGTGGCTTTTCCCCTACTGTTTTCTGGCTCATGGTCGGGCTATCGGCTGTAGTCCTCGTCGCACAGAGCCACGAAAGTGTTCGTGGCTCTGTGCTCCTGTGGGCTACTTGCCTCTATCCCTACCCGACACGTAATACGAACTTTTGTGCTTGGGTACTAAAGGTTAGGGATGTCTTCCTTTTTTAATTCAAAGTGATCTTCTTCCTCTTTTAACTTTTTAACCAAATTTACTCCTGCCGGTACCACATCGCAACAAACCGTAATGAATGAACCCGGTTTTGCATGTTTGATGGCATGGGTAATTGCTTCTGCCTCAGTTTTAATATGACTCACCTTTTTGGTTTTATCAACGCCTTCAATTCCTTCCTTGAGCAAGGCAATAATTTCTTCTTCCGATCTGCCGCGTAAATTCTTGTCTTGGCGTATGATTATTTCATCAAACATCTGGGCCGAAATTCGCCCTATGTCTCGAATGTCTTCATCCCTGCGATCGCCTACTCCGGCAATAATTCCAACTTTATGGGTGGCTTCGGTTTTTTCAAGAAACCTGGCAATTGCCTGAAATCCGGCTGCATTGTGGGCATAATCCAACATTACCTGGAAGTTTTTGAATTGGAAAATGTTCAACCTTCCCGGGGTTTGTGTTGGTGAAGGAATAAAGGTTTCCAAAGCCAATCGCATATCTTCAATTTTGAAGTTACGAATAAATCCTGCTAAAATGGTGGGCAACACATTCTGAATCATAAAAGCGGCTCTTCCTCGCATGGTTAAAGGAACATCAACCACTTTGGCAACCCTAATTTTCCAAGTGCCTTTGCACAATGTGAACCAACCATCTTCTACAATGGCTGCGAGCTTGCCTTGATTGGTAT
Proteins encoded in this window:
- the fabG gene encoding 3-oxoacyl-[acyl-carrier-protein] reductase, producing MTKLLSGKVALITGASRGIGKSIAKKFAEQGADVAFTYLSSPEKGIALEEELKAYGTRVKSYRSDASDYGQAEQLVNLVIQDFGALHILVNNAGITKDNLLMRITEEAWDEVLRVNLKSVFNLTKAAQRPMLKQRWGSIINMSSVVGVKGNAGQSNYAASKAGIIGFTKSIALELGSRNIRCNAIAPGFIETEMTEALDAKTVEQWREQIPLKRGGQGEDVANACLFLGSDLSAYITGQVLNVCGGMLT
- a CDS encoding phosphatidylinositol-specific phospholipase C1-like protein; the encoded protein is MKQILLLILILQALYSSGQKDSVLHLNQIQIIASHNSYKKYPPAKVIRYLNRIKKLLGKDLDPSGINYAHLPFDAQFSDWNIRGLEIDIYYDPIGGEYYKRALNGLAGLRKKSKIEELKKPGFKVLHIKDVDYETHYFTFKQALEAVKKWSDAHPNHLPIFINIESKEEGPGNRSGFLRMLGFKRSREFDATACDSIDSEIKSVFGKDLKGVITPDWVRGKHATLNEMATSNDWPLLEECRGKVVFIMEGGAVDDYIQNHPSLKGRVMFIYASPDTPECAFTKQNDPLPPSNTQRIKELARKGYIIRTRADSETEEARIGNYDRLNACLESGGHIISTDYYVPNVQLGPYHVHFPNHEVGRVNPVNGGIDGGSGLKE
- a CDS encoding YdcF family protein; translated protein: MAGQDAINPWYNRPLVKWGMLLMGISLILILGLIPILKSTAKFLISQDNEQSCGVAFVLSGNSIDRGKKAVELFKKGQIKKIVCTGKNLHPLFEAMGFKFSEGEVTQKALVKMGIPITSTELLPFGTSTKEEAQIIFDYCHRNKLDTVMIISSEFHTRRIKYSLRNSTQKNGIHFWVVGAPDNKIRYWNWWKNEDGLIMINNEWIKLLYYYWKY
- a CDS encoding transketolase gives rise to the protein MADIEKLTKISSQVRRDILRMVHAVNSGHPGGSLGCTDFLVALYFEVMNHNPKDFDMNGKDQDVFFLSNGHISPVWYSVLARSGYFPVSELATFRKLNTRLQGHPTTHEHLPGVRIASGSLGQGLSVACGAASAKKLNQDNKLVYVLCGDGEIQEGQVWEAAMYAAAKKVDNLIATIDVNGRQIDGDTDKVLPMGNLKAKFEAFGWDVLDMNGNKMEDVLSTLQLAKSLTGKGKPILILMKTEMGQGVDFMMGSHKWHGVAPNDSQLEAALSQLEETLQDY
- the recJ gene encoding single-stranded-DNA-specific exonuclease RecJ, with protein sequence MRWIYKFHPEPQAIDSLRNSLGVDRITATLLLQRGISDFDQAREFFRPNLDQLHSPFLMKGMENAVDRIIKALELGQRIMIYGDYDVDGTTAVSLVYQFLSKQTSKIEYYIPDRYSEGYGISFKGIDVAEEHQVNLIIALDCGIRSIDKVEYAKSKGIDFIIADHHLPGSQIPDAIAVLDPKQSDCPYPFKELCGCGIGFKICQALCTRLHLPLSEVYEYLDLVAVSIGADIVPIVGENRILAYFGLEKINTNPGVGIRTILQFNKIKKKLTISDVVFILAPRINAAGRIEHGSNAVKLLISPNELSAESFNQVIHYNNIERKSLDSIITQEALELIRTDESLLNSKSTVVYSENWHKGVVGIVASRLIEKYYRPTIVLTESNGKATGSARSVKDFDVHEAIQACSDLLEQFGGHKYAAGLTLKIENIDAFRSKFESVVRSSITDEMLIPSQEIDLDIQLEEITPKLFRILTQIGPFGPGNMQPVFVTRSVLDTGHARIVGETHLKLAIQSSQNPELVFPCIFFKGWEHLPQIQTGKPFDIAFCIEENEYNGQVSIQLNIKDIQYV
- a CDS encoding T9SS type A sorting domain-containing protein; its protein translation is MKKFNFTILGIFIWQFNFAQYCGGAFSYMDSLVFIDGVSINGFNNLNTGVTDGQTYRNYTNLGPIQLTMGQTYQLNVEVPSGQICKVAVFMDFDNDNTFSNNELIDVWANYQGHIQFNIPIHSYFGTGQKRLRLRAIPYGITDIHPCFEVMDTYPGETEDYTVNITSPGAVYCTPWYSVGTQNMDYINGVVLNTMKNENQLGVDSFPYYANFTNSVSTTTLYARTTYLMRVYGGMNPGFTYTAWLDYNRDSVFSFEERLGEVVQTTNPMLFLVSFPLTASEGLTRLRIRCEDSPINGIDPCTNLVYGETEDYHVNIQMNSPGYCTQGLHPVNCNQLEVINTVSIAGTTLNNQNTGCDNTTTGYVNWPVTSYTTASLDAFNTYTLNVTTAQNSQIFGWIDYNHDNVFSSSEVIEFASNSTANTPASTTFFVPGDALPGPTKMRIRNCSANGELMYSSDACMPFNSGQTEDYTINIVNTSVGIRSNDGNLTHLNCFVDDSKNLHVNFTNKFTQKTNFTLLDAMGKIVKFQTKTQEIGDHQELLNLSDLAEGIYYFNFQQDGLTKGFKFSLK
- a CDS encoding acyl-CoA thioesterase, with the translated sequence MITQTITLRTRYGETDRMGYVYYGNYAQYYEVARVELMRSAGISYAELEDSGIMMPVIDLQVKYIRPAYYDENLQISCMVKEKPGSRMKFEYQVLNSKNELINQGSTTLVFVNKSTGRPIRCPEVILEKFNF